In a genomic window of Occallatibacter riparius:
- a CDS encoding sigma-54-dependent transcriptional regulator, which translates to MNHVLIVDDEANIRESLEEILREEGYGVASAPTAAEAKILIEDAPYDVVLLDIWLPDRDGLDVLQEIHQLPAETRPEVIMISGHGTIETAVKATKLGAYDFLEKPLSLDRTLIVLKNAVEARRLRSENLEFKRQFNVNSVLTGESVPLKALRQQIRLMAPTNGRVLIYGESGTGKELIARSIHAESLRRDRVFLELNCAAIPEAHIEAELFGVRHGASTGRTEQRGTLERADSGTLFLDEVGDMSLKTQAKVLSALDDQMFTPVGGTQPLRVDVRLIASTNKDLEEEIAKGNFREDLFYRLNVVPFSVPPLRERKEDIGPLVREFLNDFGRQYGRPRMEISNEALEVLHQYHWPGNVRELKNVIERVLILNPRALRIERKHLPPLTHKASVRTGDGFSSLQQARDAYERDYILKKIEEARNNVSRAAELLGLERSHLYRKMKALGISVRE; encoded by the coding sequence ATGAACCACGTCCTGATCGTCGACGACGAAGCCAATATCCGGGAATCTCTGGAAGAGATCCTGCGCGAAGAAGGCTACGGCGTCGCATCAGCTCCAACCGCCGCTGAAGCCAAGATCCTCATTGAAGACGCGCCTTATGATGTCGTGCTCCTCGACATCTGGCTGCCCGATCGCGACGGCCTCGACGTGCTCCAGGAAATCCACCAGCTTCCCGCAGAGACGCGCCCTGAAGTGATCATGATCAGCGGCCACGGCACGATTGAAACCGCCGTCAAAGCCACCAAGCTCGGCGCATACGACTTCCTCGAAAAACCGCTCTCGCTCGATCGCACGCTCATCGTTCTAAAGAACGCTGTCGAAGCGCGACGCCTGCGCTCGGAAAACCTCGAGTTCAAGCGCCAGTTCAACGTTAACTCTGTGCTCACTGGCGAGAGCGTGCCTCTCAAGGCGCTGCGCCAGCAGATTCGCCTGATGGCGCCGACCAACGGCCGCGTGCTCATTTACGGCGAGTCCGGCACCGGCAAGGAGCTCATCGCGCGTTCCATCCACGCCGAAAGCCTCCGCCGCGACCGTGTCTTCCTCGAGCTCAACTGCGCCGCAATTCCTGAAGCGCACATCGAGGCAGAGTTGTTCGGCGTCCGTCACGGTGCGTCCACCGGAAGAACTGAACAGCGCGGCACATTGGAACGCGCCGACTCCGGCACTCTCTTTCTCGATGAAGTCGGCGATATGAGTCTCAAGACGCAGGCCAAGGTTCTCAGCGCGCTTGACGACCAGATGTTCACGCCCGTTGGCGGCACGCAGCCACTGCGCGTCGACGTGCGCCTCATCGCGTCCACCAACAAGGACCTTGAAGAGGAAATCGCCAAAGGAAACTTCCGCGAAGACCTCTTCTACCGCCTCAATGTGGTTCCGTTCTCCGTGCCGCCGCTCCGCGAGCGCAAGGAAGATATCGGCCCGCTTGTCCGCGAATTCCTCAACGACTTCGGCCGCCAGTACGGCCGCCCCCGCATGGAGATCAGCAACGAGGCCCTCGAAGTCCTCCACCAGTACCACTGGCCTGGCAACGTCCGCGAACTCAAGAATGTCATCGAGCGCGTGCTCATCCTCAACCCGCGCGCGCTGCGCATCGAGCGCAAGCATCTGCCTCCGCTCACCCACAAAGCCAGCGTCCGCACCGGCGATGGCTTCTCCTCGCTGCAGCAGGCGCGCGACGCCTACGAACGCGACTACATCCTCAAAAAAATTGAAGAAGCGCGCAACAACGTCAGCCGCGCCGCCGAACTCCTCGGCCTCGAGCGCAGCCATCTCTACCGCAAGATGAAAGCGCTTGGCATCAGCGTGCGCGAATAA